A single Deltaproteobacteria bacterium DNA region contains:
- a CDS encoding sigma-70 family RNA polymerase sigma factor codes for MKNKDDLANSVMDLGGSKSSSTSTNRRKKNMQTIVLSSSASRSSATATATKKELSPIEDDTTAATENEKEEDPTTILKGISLPAEAIDALRIYLRRVAAAPQLTRETEVITAKRVEVAEQDVVNAVIASGVLGKISSDNEVSKDDIERGFNRLMSLESRLDASEAEIQRVLKTLKISEDDLSKRLKKAKRERGVAQSLSKKLDISVAAVRQLDDLLTATQITRERIAESAGMSNDALHATCYAIRKAQAKVNKARSELIESHLKQVVFIARKYTNRGLQLLDLIQEGNIGLMRAAEKFEFRRGYRFSTYANWWIRQAMVRALADQGRTIRLPVHRTEALNKISRTMRYLTHSLGREPNVQEIADKLSIPIERVEEVIGSATKTVFLETPVGDDKEATLVDFITNEKAELPSQGAMSTELAVEARSQMSSLTPREQAVLSLRFGINEDSELTLEQIAGKFAVTRERIRQIEAKALSKLRHPARSKALKAFVD; via the coding sequence ATGAAAAATAAAGACGATTTGGCGAATAGTGTTATGGACTTAGGGGGTAGTAAAAGTTCATCGACAAGTACCAACAGACGTAAAAAAAATATGCAAACGATCGTTTTATCTAGCTCAGCTTCACGATCGTCTGCAACAGCTACAGCTACTAAAAAAGAACTATCCCCAATAGAAGATGACACGACAGCAGCAACTGAAAACGAAAAAGAAGAAGATCCCACTACTATTTTAAAGGGGATTAGTCTTCCGGCTGAGGCAATCGATGCCCTGCGTATCTATTTACGCCGTGTAGCTGCTGCACCTCAACTAACTCGTGAAACAGAGGTAATAACTGCAAAACGCGTAGAAGTTGCTGAACAGGACGTGGTTAATGCTGTTATTGCTTCAGGCGTTTTAGGTAAAATCAGCTCTGACAATGAAGTATCGAAAGATGATATCGAACGTGGCTTTAATCGTTTGATGTCCTTAGAATCTCGGCTCGATGCTTCTGAAGCTGAAATACAACGCGTGCTTAAAACCCTAAAGATCTCTGAAGATGATCTATCCAAACGCTTAAAAAAAGCTAAGCGCGAACGCGGTGTAGCTCAAAGTTTAAGTAAAAAATTAGACATTAGTGTTGCTGCAGTGCGTCAATTAGATGACTTGCTTACTGCAACACAAATAACTCGTGAGCGAATTGCCGAATCTGCTGGCATGTCAAACGATGCTTTACATGCAACTTGTTATGCTATTCGCAAGGCGCAAGCTAAAGTTAATAAAGCCCGCAGTGAGTTAATTGAATCACACCTGAAACAGGTTGTTTTTATTGCTCGAAAATATACTAATCGTGGCTTGCAACTGCTTGACCTCATTCAAGAGGGCAACATTGGTTTAATGCGCGCTGCCGAAAAATTTGAATTTCGTCGCGGCTATCGTTTTTCAACTTATGCCAATTGGTGGATCCGTCAAGCCATGGTGCGTGCTTTAGCTGACCAAGGGCGCACTATACGTTTGCCAGTTCATCGCACTGAAGCGCTCAACAAAATCTCTCGCACTATGCGTTATCTTACTCATTCTTTGGGACGTGAACCAAACGTACAAGAGATCGCAGATAAACTCAGTATCCCGATTGAACGCGTTGAAGAAGTAATTGGTTCAGCTACAAAAACCGTGTTTTTAGAAACTCCAGTTGGTGATGATAAAGAAGCGACTTTGGTTGATTTCATTACCAACGAAAAGGCTGAATTACCATCGCAAGGCGCAATGTCTACCGAGCTGGCTGTTGAAGCTCGCTCACAAATGTCGAGCCTGACTCCACGTGAGCAAGCGGTGTTAAGTCTGCGCTTTGGTATTAACGAAGATAGCGAACTAACGCTTGAACAAATTGCGGGCAAATTTGCGGTTACCCGCGAGCGTATTCGCCAAATCGAAGCCAAAGCATTAAGCAAATTGCGCCATCCGGCTCGCTCTAAAGCACTCAAAGCTTTTGTTGATTAG